Proteins encoded by one window of Mercenaria mercenaria strain notata chromosome 4, MADL_Memer_1, whole genome shotgun sequence:
- the LOC128556665 gene encoding uncharacterized protein LOC128556665, whose protein sequence is MFGRKPKLPVDMLFQQANDQTEEKTVNEYSEDLKKRIEKTKEIVEQHTEKARQKQKKFFDRKAKAVKVSVGDKVLVKILKFDGKHKIADKFEEELYEVIEQQRGNIPVYKVKAERSGKVKTLHRNHLYLVNDKDNTNEVNERVQSRTETQVRGNEQVPEKRLTSDKVDQPNGKEIKKREEKVSDVTDEESDEETGLTYVLPTYRHEDAHDPDTSSETQRIESEKDECVPEVLTTESIETDTVGIDVLSDHHTTIVKKIDEEKEKGPNTPKDQTGCTNAFVDNTEKRDTDIVIQNIDNEVTVGSSDNVGAIGDNISESEKSKKHKGVIELDKDSTTDTRNVLIGQKDKDEKAKQIINVSPPKAAPRRSKRDKKEPEWHKDYHMKQMIYYV, encoded by the coding sequence ATGTTTGGCAGAAAACCGAAACTTCCAGTAGATATGCTATTTCAACAAGCAAATGATCAAACAGAAGAGAAAACAGTAAATGAATACTCTGAAGACCTAAAAAAAAGAATAGAGAAGACAAAAGAAATTGTAGAACAACACACTGAAAAGGCAAGACAGAAACAAAAGAAGTTCTTTGATAGAAAAGCAAAAGCTGTAAAAGTATCTGTAGGTGACAAAGTGTTAGTAAAGATCTTGAAATTTGATGGTAAACACAAAATTGCGGACAAATTTGAGGAAGAACTTTATGAAGTTATTGAACAACAAAGAGGAAACATCCCAGTGTATAAGGTTAAAGCAGAAAGATCAGGCAAAGTTAAAACTCTTCATAGAAATCACTTGTATTTGGTCAATGATAAAGACAATACAAATGAGGTCAATGAAAGAGTTCAATCTCGTACAGAAACACAAGTGAGAGGAAATGAACAGGTACCTGAGAAGAGATTAACTTCAGATAAAGTTGATCAGCCAAATGGCAAAGAGATAAAGAAAAGAGAAGAAAAAGTTAGTGACGTCACTGATGAGGAGTCTGATGAAGAGACTGGATTAACATATGTGTTACCCACATATCGACATGAGGACGCTCATGATCCGGATACTAGTTCTGAAACACAGAGAATAGAAAGTGAGAAAGATGAATGTGTGCCTGAGGTCTTAACTACAGAGAGTATTGAAACAGATACAGTTGGGATTGATGTTCTGTCAGATCATCATACGACAATAGTTAAGAAGATTGATGAAGAAAAGGAAAAAGGACCTAATACACCAAAAGATCAAACGGGATGTACAAATGCATTTGTAGACAACACAGAGAAGAGAGACACAGATATTGTGATACAAAATATAGATAACGAAGTGACAGTTGGAAGTTCAGATAATGTAGGTGCTATAGGTGACAATATTAgtgaaagtgaaaaaagtaagaaACATAAGGGAGTTATAGAATTAGACAAAGATTCTACTACAGACACAAGGAATGTTTTGATAGGACAGAAAGATAAAGACGAAAAAGCtaaacaaattataaatgtgtCTCCACCAAAAGCAGCACCTAGACGCTCCAAGAGAGATAAGAAAGAACCAGAATGGCATAAAGATTATCATATGAAACAAATGATATAttatgtgtaa